From a single Ornithodoros turicata isolate Travis chromosome 8, ASM3712646v1, whole genome shotgun sequence genomic region:
- the LOC135366286 gene encoding uncharacterized protein LOC135366286, which translates to MTHQMLGLAAVLALFALLMVRCQEGNDCFCYLYLDQDGKRTELMKESTVVLGSLCTDADHGVCTEWCTEQMSKFVDDLSGRPNGTSLDQFLCTLTGMDGVNGTLHTSVAVCDQEPIDVGPQYPNRLCCVKGQRIPC; encoded by the exons ATGACACATCAGATGCTGGGCCTCGCTGCCGTGCTCGCTCTCTTCGCGCTTCTCATGGTTAG ATGCCAGGAAGGGAACGATTGTTTCTGTTACTTGTACCTGGATCAAGATGGAAAGCGGACGGAATTGATGAAGGAAAGCACCGTGGTGCTGGGAAGTCTCTGCACCGATGCGGACCACGGAGTCTGTACAGAGTGGTGCACCGAACAG ATGTCCAAGTTTGTGGATGACCTGTCTGGGCGACCCAACGGTACGAGTTTAGACCAGTTCCTGTGTACGCTTACTGGGATGGACGGTGTGAACGGCACACTTCATACGAGCGTTGCTGTCTGTGACCAGGAACCCATAGACGTCGGTCCCCAGTATCCAAATAGGCTGTGCTGTGTAAAGGGACAACGTATCCCATGCTAG